CGTGGCTGTGATGACGCCGAGAGTAACCCCCGATTGGCGGAACGGTTCCGGAGAATATCAATCGACTTTCTTGTAGACGATCATCAAACGACTTGAACGGGACTCGCGATCGGAATTGGAAATGTTCTCCATATGCGTTATCAATCTCGTTAAACCTCCGAATCCTAGTTcgaacaaaagaagaaagattttgATCAGCCATGGCGAGGAGATTGGATTGGAAGGCAGTTGAAATATAGAAGAGGAAGGGTcgagttttcctcgttaaaaaggaagaagaagcaattaAATCTTCCCGAGCGGTTCATAGATATGTTTAGTGTTTGGCATATATTTGCAATGTGTGTATTTAGTCTATCGGTTGAGTAGCCTTCGCATATGCTCTTGTCTAGGGTTCGAACCctgatatcaaattttttttttattttcgacaaaatttctatttttggctTATATAAAGAGTTAATGTATTGAATCATTCATGGTTGtctacatatatttataattattatgtttttgatcGATTGAGTTAAAGAACTTAGTCCTAAACAATGCTAAGTAATCATCTAATATCATAATTTCAAATCACACggcaaacataaaaatttctaaactaattctactctaattaaataaaaaccagtTGTTCAATTCGGAATAGTAGTTGTGAATTGAATTTGGAATTTGAAATATTTCTGAATTGGTTTGTTATCAACCAAGTGATgtggtaaatatatatagatattatcattttattggtttctatatatattataaagatCACATTATATAATGATCACCCCCCTCACTATCAGATTCCCCATCAACGTTCTCTCCTGTCTTGACCACGGGTTCTGGGGCTTCAAGAGGGACACCTTTGTCACAGTTAAAGTCCGGCACTTGCCATTCAGATTGTGATCTGATACCTTCACAATGAACTTCCTTGTTTGCCCAATGGCATCAATCATGGCTTGAGGCACTGGAACTATGTGATCCTCTCCCACATTATCATTGGCCTAACATATATTTAGACATTGTCAGAATACATTTTCAAAGTTTTGCTAATAATCTCTTTctaaatcttataaatatataggtTTCCAATTACCTGATAGTATCTTTCAACCAACTCAGCAGCTTTCTTTCCAGTCAACTCCTCACCAGCATCCCCAAGGACAACAAATACGGCTTGATCCTTCTGGTCATAAACAGAGAGCTTAGACAAGTACCTGTAACAGAGAGACATTAATAAACATTGCAGTCAAAGAATGTATATAACTATATGTAAACCACTTACTGCGTCACACCATCAATCTCACTCTTCCCACATTTTCTACACATGAGGGTTGTAGGTCCTTTGGTCGCCTTGGTATGGCACACACCGCAGCCTATATAATACCACCCAGAACCGTGCACAACATCATCAATAGTTGATGTGCACTCAAACCAAGCAACCTGGAAACatgtttgaaaaattaaatgcGAGATTTAGATAATCTTATCAATGCATCGGATATTGAGACTATAATACCTTAGAGGATGCCTGATTCATATAGGAGAAGAGGTCTCCCAAAGTCGCTGTCTCAGGCTTGGTGACCACCTCTGCATTAACCCTGTTGGCAACATCTAAGTTCGAGTCCAGCCTGAAGAAAAAGTCAAATCAGAAATTATAATATCGTAGTAACTGCAATGATATTCCAAATCATGAAACCTAAACATTACCAGCTGAGGTAGAACCGGGTTTCTTGGACATCACTATCTAGAAATACCCGTGAAGACGCCATAGAAGATAGAGAGAGGACGCCTACAACAAAAAGATGACATGATACATAAGCAAAATTATGACATATCTAAAGTAAGAGAATATGTATATCAATACAGTATATGTAATCAGTTCAGGTCTTGCTCAGTCTACTAATAACTattcacatatatttaaaatgctTCATAACTAATAAACTCTAGAGTCAATTCCAAAAAGCAGTTCAACCACTATCTTTTTTCTATCAATTCCAATATAGTTTAGTCGACCCTTATTTCTTagcatattttcaaaaatgttacaTAGATATTGAACTCTAATGTCAATTAAAAAGCAGCTCTACCAGCATATATCAATAATTATGCACCACAGAAAATAATACCTATTCTAAACCAGCCTAACAGATACGATCCGAACTATAACTAACATCTTAAACAGCAATAAAAAGTTAGTATTACAAACCTCCAAACCGTTTCGGGTTTAAGGTGGTTACTAAGATAACACGGTCAGTGCCTCCAGACGCCTTGAACTTCTCACAGAACTGAAAAGAAGCCTTGTCCCAGAGGTACAACTTCAGCACGGGTTTGCTGTAACAAAACAAACCATTCGGTAAGATAAACCATATGTGTATGCTGAAGAAGATAGAGAACAACTCACTCATGTGTTTGAACATGAAGATCAACTCGGCGGGATGCAGCTATCTCTGCTTCATCAAGAAGAGGACCGTCACTGAGAACCTGCCCATTCACAAGTTTGATGTGACCTACATAATCTGCAAAGAAGACAATAAAAATCAATGCTTTATATCTTATAAACCCAGCAATAAAACCTAAATTTCTGAGTTTGTACAAAAACACTATCCTAGGCAACACTCCAGAATCAATTAAAACATCTATGTGGGTTAATGATGGTGAGAACTTACCATAAAGGTCACCTCTTTTGTCGGAGGCAGCCTCAAATTCTCTGTATCCATGGATCCGGAACCGATCCTCAGGGAAGTGGATCTAACTGTCCTCGAGATCAGAGAGGACAGAGTTCCATGAGAAGCTAATGGTGATATCTGGTTCAGCTACCCGATAAATAGGCTTGCTCTTTGATCCGAAAAACTTGTTGAGTTGGTAAGTACCACCGGCCTTCATGTGATGCAAGTAAGTCTCAATCCTTCCATAAGGGATGAAACCCTGGATAACATTTTCCTGTTACAAAAGAGAAGTAGTTAGAGAAGCTAGCCAAGATAACTTGAGtcgaaacaaaatttatttatatatctaaccCACAAAAATATACTCATGATGATGCTAACAACAAGTTAGCTATCAGGGTGCTGGATGTTGTTTAGATATAATAAGACATATATAGCAAATATTTGGTTTAAAGCGATGATAAACAACTGGGTACTGTGATATAATAGCATTTCAACCAAACAATTTCCTAAACTAATATTGCAAAAAGATATCGGTTTCTACCTATTCATCGATGAGGAGCATTTCGAGGCCAATAAGCACCTTCGTCTGAACATTCCAAGCCTCCCAAAAGTGGATCAGACGAAACCGTATCTCGCCTTCATGTGGCCCGAACGTCACGTCTTTGAAGGTAATCGCCTCCCCAATGATAGCCTTGCCTTTATCGCGGGAAGAGACACAGGCTTTGTCCCTAGCGCCGATGTTGAGGCCGGAAGAAGCACTGGTTTTGTCGATTGACTTGCTCGAACCGGAGGAGACCGCCGAGACACCTTCTGATTTCACGGAACTGACATCGCCGGCTTTGTCATCGCCGAAAGAGACACCGGTTTGATTGACGGGTTTGACCGGAACGGAGGGAACCGTAGCTTCACCGTTTGTTTTCACTGACTCGGAAACATCGGATAACTTCATCGCGGAGTGTATAGTATAATCGTGAGGAGGGAATAATTTTTGGTGAAGATAAGAGATGGAGTGTGAGATTTATATAGAATCTCAGATGGGGAAAGCCAAAAGGTTCCATTAATGAGATCAAATAGTGTATAGGAGTGGGGAGGGGATTGATTGCTAGTAAGCCAGAACGGGGAAACGCATGAAACGAAGACGAAGAGAAAGGGTCCGAGATTCAATTTtgggaaaattagggtttgtcATCGCGTAGAGGGGGAAGCCGTATCTACCGCGTTTGGGCTAAACGGGCTTGACGAAACCAATCACAACCGGGCCGGCTAAACTTTAAGCCCAGATAACTTCGCGGGCTTCTGACGTGGCGAATATCAGACACCCTATTGGCTGATTTAAAATGAGGATGTGGACAGTATGGCTACTCCTCATATATCCCTTTTAGTGTTAGATAGATATGTTTGCATTTTCATAAATCTCGTctagattaataaataaaaggataaatgttatcttaaaaatattaaatttatgctTTACCACATAATTTCTAATATTAAGACTCACGTGTCTTATAGTATCTGATATTTATACTAAactatttatatacaaataggATTATCGTGTGCTTTGTGAATGAGAGAACGAAGAGAGATACACACAAAGAATCTTTTTCctgtaaaatatttttcgaGGTCCACCATTTGATATTGCTGCTCACATTCATGATCTCATAAGCATGCGCTTGGTTGAAGAGGTGATATTACATGAGCTTCAAAATAATTCAGAGTAGTACCATTGCTTCTGTCTCTGAAGCCGATCCTGCCCTCCCTAAAAGAGATGACCCCTAGTTGATTGACCCCTGAGAGATACGTGCAGCAGTTAGTTTGGAAGCAGCATCGTAGTTTCCCTTCACCTTCAGTTGGCCGTTCCCAACTTGTCTGTTGATGGAGTGTCTAAGTTTATAACAGTAGCCCTCACCCATTCATACACCTCTGCATTAGCCATTCCTATCTCCTTTAGGGTGTCTGACTGCACTTCCTTTTCCTAACTGCAAAATAAATAGTATCAAAGGCACTTCCACTAAGCCAAACAAAGTAGTGAATATATAGGCTTCAACCTTGCATAACATAACCCGGTTTAAAATGTGCGTATGAATGTTTtcagtaatatataataaagcaACCAATAGGTTAAGCGAAGTCAaacaaaatacatttattacatCCATATATCACAGATTAACC
Above is a window of Brassica oleracea var. oleracea cultivar TO1000 unplaced genomic scaffold, BOL UnpScaffold00746, whole genome shotgun sequence DNA encoding:
- the LOC106319979 gene encoding uncharacterized protein LOC106319979; translation: MKLSDVSESVKTNGEATVPSVPVKPVNQTGVSFGDDKAGDVSSVKSEGVSAVSSGSSKSIDKTSASSGLNIGARDKACVSSRDKGKAIIGEAITFKDVTFGPHEGEIRFRLIHFWEAWNVQTKENVIQGFIPYGRIETYLHHMKAGGTYQLNKFFGSKSKPIYRVAEPDITISFSWNSVLSDLEDNYVGHIKLVNGQVLSDGPLLDEAEIAASRRVDLHVQTHDKPVLKLYLWDKASFQFCEKFKASGGTDRVILVTTLNPKRFGGVLSLSSMASSRVFLDSDVQETRFYLSWLDSNLDVANRVNAEVVTKPETATLGDLFSYMNQASSKVAWFECTSTIDDVVHGSGWYYIGCGVCHTKATKGPTTLMCRKCGKSEIDGVTQYLSKLSVYDQKDQAVFVVLGDAGEELTGKKAAELVERYYQANDNVGEDHIVPVPQAMIDAIGQTRKFIVKVSDHNLNGKCRTLTVTKVSLLKPQNPWSRQERTLMGNLIVRGVIII